A region of the Paramormyrops kingsleyae isolate MSU_618 chromosome 6, PKINGS_0.4, whole genome shotgun sequence genome:
CTACAGATCCAAAATACTCCATaaatccatccaccttctaatCATTTATCCTGGTTAGGATCGCACGGAGGCCTGGAGCCTGTACATACTATTTCCATGTAAACCTCCCACTTGCTCTTACATTTGTAGGTTTATCAGACTATAGACCTATCTTGAAGCCAACGTAGTAGGCAGTCAACATATTAGTATAATAAAagttatttatattatattatttcaagaaaagtttttttattattaaactacTGTTTATATGGAAATATTTGGCATGATTTTAATAGtaaaaacattaacattaaatatGCAAACATGCTATTTGACCGCCTTATCTTGAGAAATCAGTGCTACGCAATTCCCCAAAATGTAATCAGCACGTCGATCGTGCTGTAGCTATCTGCTAGATAAATTATGTTTTATCCCTCAAATTCAAGAGACAAATTTACTCGGCCTAGCTGACAGTTTCGCTGAATGTTGAAATTTAAAGTGGATATTTTGAAAAGCAACTTCGTTTGCGAATTCAATCCCGACACAATTCCAAATAAACAAAGCGATTTATGCCATATTTGGTGTGATAGGACAGAAAATGACGAACGTACTGACATCGCTGATATATAAAGTTGAAAACTGTTTCCTCGGTGCCACCTAAGTAGTAGCGTACGAAGCTGAAAAACTATtgcattttaaaagtaaataaataacaagCTGAATTATCTCCACATAtctgtatacatatatagtgATTATTGTATGATAGCTTACATGTCTGGTGCGCACTAGAGTCCAAATTTATGCCAGTGACGATGATTTGTCGTAGACTATGAAGGGTCCTGTTAGGAGCTTTTGGCGTCAACCAGGTTACCAACACAGTTATGTTGCCTCGGCAACACAGGTGGTACGTCAGCACAAAGCTAGATGTTAATTGGCGGGTCTTTGAGTATCTTGCCCAAATCGCTATTCGCCTTAGAGAAAAGCGTCTGTATACTgttataaataagaaataaatacCGTAATTTCCTTATTTTAACAAGTTTTGTACGACATTTCTAAACGGAACTTAAACTTCCTCTGgtgttagggtcggcaccgacccgtttgtaagttttaaatgcataaaagcaccacataaatttgtttactgcatcaaggctttttgactttgtcagggaCCTCTActtaaacaaacaacaaaaaaaaaatcacaattttttttgtgactTTAATCGTAAATTATATTGCCAACTAACACATTtctattttaataaattaataaattatgtaatttattaaaatatatatatatttgtctCAGATTTTTGTCACTGGTGTTGTTGGGATtcttatattacattttaacatAAAAGTTCTCGCTCCTTGGGTCAAGGGTCAACATATGGAAGTCATGTCAAGGACTGAGAGGGTGAGTCCATACTtgctcattttatttaattaatttattgatGATGTTGTTTCTCATGCAGCATATAACTTCTGCATGTTACTGGTGTTATGTGCTGTAAGGGCTGGGTAACTGAAATTTTATTAGAGTAACCCCATGATCTTTtatattaattacattaaatagTTACACATGGTTACCACCCCCCATAGGGCagccatttaaaaataaaaaaataataatttttaatcaGAATGTCACTGGTGTCACACTATGTCCGTATAATACAAGTGACCAATGTTAATAAAACGAATCATCAGTACACTTAAAATGCTAATTTTGTTAATAATTTTGTTTCTTaatattttgattttgtttgttaattttgccattttgaTAATATGTCTACTAGGACTAGGTGTTAAAATCCCTTGATGATCAGTACTGTATGGCGATTTCCTCTTAGGTAGGTGACCTCATGGGTTTTCATTTGATGTCAGTTGTGTACCCCGGGGTCATTGGGTGTTTCGGCCATTTATCACCATACACCATCGGTCGAGGCCGGCCCACCACAGGCCGATCAGACCTGGGTGTGTGCCGCACTGGAGGCCCCACGAGTAGCCCAGCCTGTCTCCTTCCGCTTTAGCCACAGCCAATGGCTGCTTCTTATGGCAGTATCTGCAAGCTCCTTGATGGTCTTCCGCTGAGCCTGCCCTCTATCCCACCTCCTTCAGTAGCCTTGTAGTGGAACTAGCTACAAAGCCCCTGCAACCCACCCTCACTGGCCGCACAAATACTTTCCAACCCCGGTCCTCTGCTTCAGCTGCCAGGTTTGCATATCGCATATTTTTCCTTTTGAATGCCTCATCGATTGCTTCCTCCCATGGGACTGTCAGCTCCACAATGAAGACACGTCGACAGGATTTGGACCAAAGGACCAGGTCTGGCCGCAGGTTAGTTGCTGCGATTTCAGGCAGGAAAGTGAGCCTCTGATTTAGGTCCACCTGCATTTCCCAATCTCGGGCTGCATTCAGCGGAACTGAGTCTGGAGATGCTCTTTTGGCCTGCTGTTTCTCCCCCTCCCGGACGAAAGATGTCTGTAGCCAAAAGGCAGTTCCGATTTACACAGGCATAGCATTGGTGGCCGCCCTCTTGACCTCTAGTGCAGCTGCCAAGCACCTCAGCACTTGGTTGTGGCGCCAGGTGTATCTGCCTTGGGTAAGGCTCATCTTACAACCCACCATGATGTGTTTTAGGGGCAGCACACTGGAGACAGGCCAGATCCTCTCCAAACCAAAGATTTAAGTTTGTTGGAGAAGGCAGGACATCATATGTGGCTCTGATGGTAAAGCTCAACATATTAGACTCCATGTTCCACAGCTCGCTCCAGGTTATCTTTCTCCTCTCCACGCCATCCCACTTCATCCAGCGGCCTTGCTTGGCTTGGGACACGACCCTAGCACACCTGCCCACTTCCTCCTGGTGTCGCACCTCCTCTATCACCAGGCGCCGGCGTTCTACTGGTATAGACTTCTGCCATGTGGGTGTTGTTGTTCCCAGTCCTAGGCCCCCTGTGCCAATTTGGACTTGGCCCACTATGTCCCGATGTCTCAGGATGGTCTTTGCCTGTGCCACGGCTACTCCTTGCCTAACAATGTAACAATGTTACTGTTGTTATTAGCTATGGCCAGAAAGAGTGCAGCTGAGAGTCAGAGACTGTACAGGTGACGTAGAGATGAAGATATGGAACGCAGAACGTCTTACCTGGCAAAAAAAGCAAGACATACAAGAGAGACATTAAGAAAGGAAATAAGAGAAAACTAAAAGGAGATCAGAGGCACAGAAACTGCTTGAAAGAAAAAGATGGCGAGAAAGGCAAGCAAGGCGTGGAGTACAGCTCAGGGCAGGCTAGGTCACTGTGACCACCAATAAGTGAAAGCCATCAAGAAGCCCACCCCACTGAAATGTCTGCTCCTTCTTTACTCCGGCCAGAAGTAATCAGTGAAGACCACACTGGCCAGTGGTGTGTGGTAATTTACAATGCAGATCTTTATCCTGGCATCATTGTCTAAGTGGAGGAGCACGACATCAAAGTCAAGTGTATGCACATGAATGGAATTAATAAATTCTTCTGGCCCAGCCCAACGGAAGACATAAGCTGGTATGGAGACGAACAAATTGTGTGCTTTATACCTGAGCCAACCGCTGTAAATAAAAGATATGTTCagattgataaaaaaaaaaaatctgggacTGTTTAGAGGAGCGTATGTGAAACGCAGATGTTTTGCAAAGTTCGGcatttagtttatttttgttatggcatatttgatcattttcattACATTTGATGACATTCTTTCAACAATAATACCGGGGGTATTACATAAAGCAGGGGGGTGTTCTACAAAGCAGGATTAAGGAAAAGTCTGACTTAGTTCgacaagtctggctcattttagtgggagttccgttccatcaactGAATGAATCCCCACTGAGCTACCAAGGTAACTTAGGGAAATCAAAAAAATCTACTCCGGACCAGGTTAACTGTCTCGCTTTGATCTTGACAAGGCACTTGCATCTCTTTATAAATGTCAGctatgaaaaaatataaaattcagCTTTCCAGCAGGTGGCTATTTGGGGGATGAGAAAGGCTAGCATAGGATCTGTAAACACCAGGTACCAACAAGCCTACACCTGCATGTCAAACTAATTTGTTGAATGGAGCACCAAGTCCCCGAGGCACTAAACgtttaaatgaaaatacaatACTTCAGAAGCAGAAGGAACATTGTCTTACATTTGAATAATTATTCCAAACGATGAATAAAAGTAATCTGACACCTGGATAGTTctagtattatttttttattattttaacaggTTATACATGTGAGCCATACAATGAATATATACTCTAATTTTAGTACATGGCaccaactaaaaaaaaatgaaatataccaaaataaaattaataaattaagcTTTTTTCATAAATTACCATTATCCCACTTGGACAGACGcacatatgtatttttaatatttttaatatacagtaaGCATATAGTGTTAAGCAGTGTTTCTACATCTTGGACATaacaccagtccatcacagggcacataaaATGACATCATTATCATAACTACGTAGTAAAGACAATTTACACTCACAATTCGGCTGAATATCATGTCTTTGGGTCAACGGAAGAAACTGGACAAAGCAAGAAGATGAGGAACAGAAAACATACAACAATGACATCTACTCCCTTGCAACCCCTATATAGTCAAATTATTTGTTCGcatataaaaatgcattaatatTCTGCTACACCCACAGAGCAAAATGCAAACAGGAAAAGGAGGGAGGGGATTTGAAAAGCAGTACATCCTAGTTTGTTGTTCGTAAGGTTACAACATCTGTGTTATAGAAGTTTTCAAAGGATTCTGGCCAAGTAAACACCAAAGGGTTAATTAACCCTCCAACAGAGCAACAATCTGATCTTGTACAGACTTTAGACTTTGCAGAAAGTCTGTGCTACAGTACTTGCCGCTCCCATACCCcacccaaaaaaataaaaacctgtaGTATTACGTTCTTGGCCTGAGATCAAATATGAATCTGCACCAATTAAAAGTCAGGGCGATGTCATCTCCCTGCTAGGGCAGGTTCAGTAGATTGTATTCGGTATACAAGTCCTCAGTGATCTGATATACTTCTGAGATGAGGGGCAGGGCATCCCCCAGCATGGCAACAACCTGCTCCGGGGGCCCCACGTTCATCACCTCAAAAAAAGTAGAACGCCCAGGGAGGGTACAGAAAGCCATACCAGCAGCTGCACGGATGAGCCAGGAATGGTGGTGAGCCAGAGACTCATTGTAAGCATCTGCACACATCACAGAAGTCTTGCCATCTTCGGTGCTCGTCCGCAGCCGCTCGAGGAAAAGCTCCAGCCACCTCAGGGCTCGGTGCAGCCTTAGAATTGTGCGGCAGCCAGATTCTGGAAAATTGCCcgacttggtgaggtccaccagtTTATTGTCAAGCTCATACTTTACCATGGACTGGATGGTGACATACTCCGCCCCATTGTTGCCGTTACGGTGGTTGATCATGATCTGGATTTTACTGACTGCATCTTTAGAGATGAAGGAGAAGATGCTTCCTAGACTGTTCATGAACCTTAAAATAATGAGAATTAAATTTTTACAAGATGACATGGTACTGACACCATTCAACACAAAAACCTTTCTCCACCAAGCACTCGATACAAACGCCTCCCTGTTTTTTTAACCCTCAATAAAATAGTTGAGCCAGCATTGCTATTGCCTGATAATGCCCTTAACAGATAGCACCAAACGAGGGACAGAATTAGACAGTCGTAAAAATACTAGACGTatcataaaatattcatttgcTTAAGTTCTGTATCCGATATCCTGAGTCTAGGACATACAGGATGATTCGGCAAAAGCACTGTTTTCACAACAGTAAGAACAAACAAAATAGTATAAACTGATATTAGCGATTAATAAAACAGCAACAACTATTAGATCTGTTATAGTAAGGTAAAAGTATATGAAATATAAGATATTGCATTGACTCAGTCAAAGAGACATTTTGGGTGTGGCAGAATGACTTACTTCACAAGTCCTCTCCATCCTGCTACATACTGATCGACAAGAACCTCCTTGTTTTCTGTGAGACATGACTTAAAAACGTCAAGTACTTCTGTTAGACAAAATTTCTTTTCTTCCACCGAATCAGCCATGCTTACCCGGAAAAAGGAAAGCAGGCACAGTTGATCAAGACCGGCTTATCAAGTACTTACCGTATTGCTTCTTGTAAAGCTAACTACTAAAAAGCTGTTCTATTTTACTATATTTGCAAATTACTTTATGGTGGCTAATCAACTAACAGTATAATCCAAGTATGATAATCTATTAACTATATTTAGTTATATTATATTTCATTAGGGAATGGCGTGTCTTTATTTAAGAAGGCTGCGGTTACAGTCACAGTTCTCACGCAAACATTATTGtttcaattttacatttattacGGTTATTCAATGCGTTTTTTTACTTGACCCCAGTAGCTGGCCAATAGAAATAATTCACGTGATCATGTGATTTGAACTTCTAGGGTcagtgataaaaaaaatatcaaagaTGGCTGCTTTCAGCGTTAATAAAAACCGTAGTTTTTAATTTCGAAAGTCTGTTAGAaaccttttaaaaatgtgattgttgtaaaatatttcaaattgATAATTAATGGAAATTATTTACTTAAACCTTCTCCCAGATAGCACTGTATTGTTTGAAAATTGAAAGCTAAAGCTGAATTTTGCATCTTAATTTAATCGGGACTCTCGCATCTCAGTAGTTTTCACTATGCCTGAGATTAAAGTAACACCATTAGGTAAGAGTCAAgccattttcagtttttagtATCTTTTTATTGTTTCGTTGTTTCCCGTGGGAAGACTAAAAGCCACGATGACGTTTTGGCCGTGTTCATGCAggtgctggtcaagatgttggcCGGAGTTGCATCCTGGTTTCGATCGGTGGTAAAAATATTATGCTGGATTGTGGAATGCACATGGGATACAACGATGACGTGAGTGTAAAACGTCAAGGGAGATTTGTGGAACATTTAAAGCCCATGACATGTTAATTCTTACCATAATTCTGAAATAGATTTCGATTAAATTATTGTGTGTATCCATTCAATATAGCGGCGTTTCCCTGACTTTTCGTACATCACCCAAAACGGACGTCTAACCGAATTCTTGGACTGTGTCATCATAAGGTTTGCAGTTTTCCCGTAATCAAAATGGAATGGAAGTTTCTATggttctatttaaaaaaaaaaaaaaagttaacacGTTTTCCTTGCCCTTAGCCATTTTCATCTGGATCATTGTGGAGCACTGCCCTATATGAGTGAGATGGTGGGCTATGATGGACCAATATATATGACTCACCCAACCAAAGCCATATGCCCCATCTTACTGGAGGATTTCAGGAAAATCACTGTTGACAAAAAAGGAGAAACTAACTTTTTCACATCACAGATGATCAAAGATTGCATGAAAAAGGTGGTGCCTCTGAACCTCCATCAGACAGTGCAGGTACAGTTGTCTCCCAGTGGTGTGCTAGTGTCTTACAGGAGAAAACGTTAAGAAATAGAATCTACACATGTACAGtatcagtcaaaagtttggacacacctacctatagaaaggtttatttgtaccaTTCTCTGCTTtgtagaataattataaaggcATCAAAACTCTAAAATAACATATGTGGAATTGTGCATTGACTGAAAAAGTATCTTAAAAATAATTTGctgcagggggagggggcagctctgtgggttgggactcggAAGGTTGCCTATCCAAATCCTAGGGTCAACAGAATGATGCCACCAttgtgcccttgagcaaggcccttatcccTAATAGTTCCAGCGACTGTCTGACCCTACTGTCCcctctacaccagttccatgaggtggcctcctgagatgcttttccagctgtcctgaaggtgGTCCCACAtttatgctgagcactcattggctacttttccttcactcttttcaaactcctccaaaaccatttctgctgtgtttagctgaagtggccaggtcatgtgacgatTACATGGCACAAttactctcctttgtaggtggtttggcatgtccaaacttttgactggcactgtacaTGCTTGCAGAGATGCTAGCTGAGCATGACCTGTGAAGAATAAATGAGCCAATCCCTCTGACTGATTTTCTTCAGTGGGCTGTCACCTCAGTCAGCATAAGATGAGGCAGTGTAGGGTTCTTGGGTTCTTTCTGGTGAGGATCACATTGGCTTAAACCAGGAAATGACTTGCAGTCCAGGGTTAAACCCACCCACTCCTGATTTTGTGAAATAACTCTTCTAATCGCTGTTGTCAGTCTTCAATATTACAGAGACGAAAGTTGTAGTTTATGTCTAATTATTGAAATGTTTCACCTGGTAAGGAAAAAATGATTTTAGCAATTAGGTAATTCACATATATGTCCATGTTAATGCTTTTAATCATTGTTCAGGTGGATGATGAGTTGGAAATCAAGGCATACTATGCAGGCCATGTGCTAGGAGCTGCCATGGTACAGATCAAAGTTGGAGAAGAATCTGTGGTCTACACTGTAAGTATGTGGGAGTAACGTTCCATCATTAGATCTTGATTTATGCGTCTGTTCCTTTTGATCGGAACTGCACAGTTTGAAAGTCACTGTATTTGTGCATCAGTAacaaatgtatgtatgtagacAATCACTTGAATGCTGTGCTCCTTGAGATCAAAGGGGATGATATGGTGGCAATAAGCAGCTAGCTATTAAGAGTCaaggtttattgtcatatgtactctccctgccggcccctgcaggatgggctccccatttgagtctggtcccctccaaggtttcttccttctagggagtatttccttgccactgtcgcctatggcttactcactgggggctttgggtggggatgttGTAAAACGCTTTgtgacaatgtaatgttgtgttaacgcgctatacaaaaatgaatttgttgttgtttgttattAAGTACAGGATGTTCTAAAAAGACTACAGTGAAAGTCTTTCTTGTGTGTCTCCTCACAGCCTGACACTTAAGTGCTAATAAATACAAG
Encoded here:
- the cptp gene encoding ceramide-1-phosphate transfer protein, whose translation is MADSVEEKKFCLTEVLDVFKSCLTENKEVLVDQYVAGWRGLVKFMNSLGSIFSFISKDAVSKIQIMINHRNGNNGAEYVTIQSMVKYELDNKLVDLTKSGNFPESGCRTILRLHRALRWLELFLERLRTSTEDGKTSVMCADAYNESLAHHHSWLIRAAAGMAFCTLPGRSTFFEVMNVGPPEQVVAMLGDALPLISEVYQITEDLYTEYNLLNLP